The sequence CCTGTCGTTCGATGTGCTCGATCGGCATCGCCTGGCGGGTGCAGTTCGTGCGCTTGGAGTGCCGCCCGGCGCAGATGAAGTACGGGTAGACGATGCCCTTGCCGTTCTTCGCGTGCGTGACCATCAGCCGCGAGTCGCAGTCACCGCAGTACACGGACCCTTTCAGGTAGTGCTCGTGGGTTTGGGTCTTCTCCCCGGACACTTGGTGCGCGGTGAGAACGTTCTGGACCCGGTACCAGAGTTCCGTGCTCACCAGCGGTTCGTGGAGTCCGTCGTAGCGGACGCCACGGAAGATGACATCGCCCTTGTAGTACGGGTTGGAGAGCATCTGCTGGATCGTGGACAGCCCTGGTGCTTTCGCGGGTCGTTTCGGAGTCGGCACGCTGGTGAGGCCGCGGTCGATCAGTTCGCTGTGCAGCATTGAGGTTGAGTAGTTCCCTGTGGCGTATGCCTCGAACGCCCACCGCACCAAAGCGGCACGGTCCCGGTCCGGGATCACGGTGGGAACGTCGCGGCCGAGCTCGTCACGCTGGTGGACGTTGAGGTATCCGATGGGTGCCCGCCCGACGGTGCCACCGGTTGCCGCTTTCTGGGTCATGCCCTTGGCGACCTCGTTGGCGAGGTTGCGGGAGTAGAACTCCGCGATCGTGGACATGATGCCGTGCAGCAGCATTCCCGATGGGGTCTCGTCAATGTTCTCCGTCGCGGACACGAGCATCACGCCGGCGTCTTTGAGGGCGAGGTGGATCGCCACGTCGTCGGCGCGGTTGCGGGCGAGCCGGTCGACTTTGTGGACGATGCAGTACGCGACCTGGTGGGTCTTGACGTACTCGATCATCCGCATCAGCTCGGGCCGGTCGGCCTTCCGCGCGGACTCGCCCGCGTCGATGAACTCCTCCACGACGATCGCGTTCAGGTCGCGGGCTTTGCGGAGGTTCGCGTCGCGTTGCGCGGGGATCGAGAAGCCCTCGTCGCGGCCGCCGCGCTCTGCCTGCTCCTTCGTGGACACACGCAGGTAGGAGACGGCGAGGGTGGTGGTCTCGCCGAGACGGTCGAGACTGGTGGGTGGCGCTGGGGGTGCCAGAGTCATGAGTCGTGTTTCCTCTCACCGATGGGTGGGAGCCAACGCGACGACGAAGCGTCACGCGGTGCGACTCGTAAACGGGAAACACGTCCGCCGGAATGAACCGGGGTAA is a genomic window of Candidatus Nanopelagicales bacterium containing:
- a CDS encoding recombinase family protein; the encoded protein is MTLAPPAPPTSLDRLGETTTLAVSYLRVSTKEQAERGGRDEGFSIPAQRDANLRKARDLNAIVVEEFIDAGESARKADRPELMRMIEYVKTHQVAYCIVHKVDRLARNRADDVAIHLALKDAGVMLVSATENIDETPSGMLLHGIMSTIAEFYSRNLANEVAKGMTQKAATGGTVGRAPIGYLNVHQRDELGRDVPTVIPDRDRAALVRWAFEAYATGNYSTSMLHSELIDRGLTSVPTPKRPAKAPGLSTIQQMLSNPYYKGDVIFRGVRYDGLHEPLVSTELWYRVQNVLTAHQVSGEKTQTHEHYLKGSVYCGDCDSRLMVTHAKNGKGIVYPYFICAGRHSKRTNCTRQAMPIEHIERQVEDYYRRVQIPEHIVTALRQMLVRQFDDLHTANKAERHTLAVERDQLRDERRSLLHAHHAGAVPLDLLKEEQDRIGRRLAFLDAQIDAGQIEYDQAKAHLEDCLALAGDMHAIYMSIDDSLRRICNQAFFERIHVYEVENVDRVEAEPGEPFDWLLDPNLHAAALAYEARLRAGEDVKPTDVGSLNIDYWVDHIRYEPRTTRILRAVNARQAPENDRNI